ACTCTGGTTCATCTTCTGGTAAACAATCTGCACAAAATCAATGCATAATGaaatcaaaacagaaatcaaaCATCCACTCAAGATGCTAGTGTAAAAGATTTCACATATATTGTCATGTACACCCTTTATGTCAAAGTAGATACTTCCTGAAGTGTGACCTATTTTTGATGgcttttaattaatattagCTTATAATATTAAACGTCCTAATATTAGCCAcaaaccctttaaaaaaaaataaagagctgGGGTTGGAtgggttttttctctctttcacttgcTTTGGGAAGCACTAcatatgaattttaaaaaaaaactaagactTGCAGGGAAGTTTACGGAAATTTTAACTTGCTTTATCTTTTTGCATAAATGTAATAATCACAGAAAATCAAGCTACAAAAATCTATCTGAAAAGATCATTATTTCCTTTTACTTTAccaataatttcaaatttgttagACTTTTGTACTTGTCCCCCAAGTTTAAATTGAAATTCAACATAATAAAATCCAGGTGCTTGTTTAAAATGGTGACCACCATGTAGCTGCAGTAGCACATGTAACACTACTTgcggttggttgtttggtttacTTAGTagtgcttccacctcgaggCAGCACTATTAGGGCAGGGGAAGGAAATCAGAGTACCCAGAAAAAACCCGCAATGCCCGCCCCTGCAGACAGGCAACAGACAATATCTGAACCCTTAGTTTCTCATAGATATGGTGACAAATAAGTGTACTTCTAAAAACAGTGTCCCCTAAAATACTTCTGGTTATGACAGTTTCCCTATAGTATCATTTCCCTTGCCTTCTTTTGATGAATTAGCCCAAAACTGttgaaatttacattttctttgctttaagCTAATCTTGCCGTTAAAaatggatgatgatgtttaaaaagatagacatttcttttttcttttagcaagtCACATTTGGTTTATCACTCccctgttttatttatacaagTACTAGTGaaactcattttatttcattagtATGACAGTTGTGAGAAAGTGTGTCTTAATAGATTGAAGTGAATCAGGAAAACTGGTTATGTCAAATTTGGAAGCTTCACATCCTCACTCACAGCTTCCTGACTGTACCGCTAAAGTCTTGGTCAGAAATGAAGACAGGTCAATCAAACTGATTGAAGAGAACAGAAATAATGACTGTCTTGGGctgaaaactatattttatagTATTCTTTTctatttgcattttctttcttatgactagtctttaaaattattcactTGTACTTTTTCTTGTTGATACTTTTCTGTCACAATGTCAGTCAGCCTGTGAGATGAATAATACCACATCTTCCAAGTCCGGTCTACATCCATAAAGCTTGATGTCAAGTGGAGATGTTCACAAAGTTTCTCAATGATAAGGGGACAGCTCTGAAGGACGTGGACTAAGAACTATTTACATGaaatgttgaaagaaagaagtactACAATTATCAGTACCTGCTGACCACAACTTTAACATTTTGTCCCATGAAACTGTGCACATCTGAAAATAAGAATCGAAAATGTTGATATAATTTATGACACCATTGTTAGTTTTCTGATTATCCTTGTATACATGTTCATTTTTGTCTCCAAACCATaaatatgtagttttttttttatagagatGTGGAAGCAAGTAAAGCAAATAAGATGCATGAACAAAGATTTACCAACAAACatttaattcagaaaaaaaaatctgcagcaaaataaaagaatgcaataAAGACACAGCACAGTAGCAAATAAGCATGTAATCATGAttgtttcaaaattatgttCTACAGCTGTGTTGTGCTAAAAAAAGTGGTAGATAACAAACCTTTTCCTTTGATGGGCTGACAGACACACAATTTACTGTGCCACTGTGGCCTTTACACACATGAATACAGTCCACTTCATTACGTTCTTTGTGCCATCGCCAGATAACTGCTGTCTGGTCATGAGACCCACTTACAAAAGTGCTTTCAATGTCGGATGTGTCTGTTTGAAAtgtaaaacatctttttattcATCTGATTTACTAAAGGAAGCTAAGTTAGTGTTTCAATGAACCTAGTGACGATGACAGTCTTTGGTCCATACCATTCACTCAAGAGGTATTGACTTGAACAGAAGGAAgtattgcattaaaaaaagatcAATTTTGTTTCCAAACTTTCTTCATAATTTACTTTCTGATAACAAAAAACactgcaggaaagaaaaaaataagtacatgTAAAAGTGATATCTAGTTTGCATGGTTTCAAAACGATGACAATGCTGACAAGTTCAGAAATACCTGAGAGATAAAATATGAGGCAATTCTGGAAGTTATTCATAAGGTTCAACAACATACCATGTCTAATCCAAGCCACACACTTGACTGGGTCAGCATGTGCTGGTATTGTCATCACAGGCTCACCCTGTGTATTCCACAGACGTACAGTGTTATCATAGCTACCAGAAAGGATGCTGAAAAATGTTCAGAAGGCAGACCTTAAAATATCTtgtgacaacaacaaacttcaCTGTTTTACACATTAAATGTCATAagtattaaacaaaataatagcaATTAAACACCCCTCTTGCCTTAAAGTGGAAGGACCTAAGTGTAATATAATgattaacaaaattaatggtaATGTAAATGGTTCCATCAGTTTAGATATAATAGCCAGGGAAAAGCTAAGAAAGCTACAGTAATGTATATAGCAATGGTGTAATAAGTCAATCTAAAGAAAGTGATGTGCCAATCTAGACATCAACAATTCTAAGTGAAAATTCTGCACAAGAAAATGTAAGTGAAGTATAGGCAGACACAAACTTGAGTTAGTTGTTTAAAGACTATTTGAAACATCTCTATCTAGCTTATtcatacacatccatggtttaAATGCACGAGCTGTTTGGAAAGCAGTAATATAAATTACATTACACTTCCCCTACATGTGTTGTGGTATTCTTATGATTTACACACAGCTGCAATTTCTAAATAAGTTTAAAGAAGACTGTCTTGTTAAACATACCTTTAACAAATGTGAATAGAACACTATAGTGACATTGGCTGAAAATATGACTCTTCATGCACAGCTAGAATCTATTTTCAACTCTCAAATACTGTTTTAATTGGTGGACTGAAATGGTAAGTTTTGAAGTGCATACAGCGTTGTTGGTAATTAACAGTCAGGCTTACACTCATTTTGAAAATCTTACTCCGAGAACTGCTGTTCAATCTGCTGCATCCAAATGCAGAAATCAGCTCATTAAATCTATTTCTCTAcgttaaacaaaatatttcatggaCAACACCATcaaatttgttttcacttcAAACTTTTTCCTTATATGCAAATATTGATACATGTATAAAATGTACACACGAATGTCCACAGATCTGCTTTAATGCGAACATATACTCACTTTTCACCTGCTGCCTGCACAGCACTGACCCAGTCATCATGCAGAAGGGAATTCTCTGGATATGGGGCTGGCTGTCTTTCAACATACTCTAGTTCGATGACAGCTTCCTGTGTAAAGAAAATGGTTGTTTAACACTTTtattcaataaataatacagtTGTTTATTGACATCCAgatttctcattctctccctaACTTATAAATTGCTTTTTTTGGGGCATATTAACTCATTGCCATCGCACCGGCAAGCCATGATCAGTGgctcaccttttttttaaaagaagtcaCACTGGAAGCGTGTACGGcacttttattagttttttaattCATGAACGGTTAACAGTACAGGAGCAACACATAACTCATTTTAAAGCTGAATCCTTGCTCtacaagttacttcccttgactTGCATGACAGGCCATCCTGtctctttaaatttaaattctttgtgGTGACGGTCACgggactacctttacctttcttTATACCTCCCGCCCCCTCAAAATATGACGGAATATGGGGATCTATGTTCCCCGTATTTTCTGTTAGTTTGGTTGTAAAATCAGCCAAATTCCTGTGTGTCTTGTGATTTTCCTGATTCTGGATAATGTGTATTCATGTTTGGATGAAAAAGTACTTCTGCGCATTAATAACTTGAATATTTTACGTACATAGCAAGTTATCACTGTGGCTCTACTTCCGAAATACGAATCTGAAAGGTAGTTTCGGGTATGCTGATATACATGAATTTTCTAAAAACCCAAAACATATAGCATTTCCTAAAGGTAAAACAGTTCATTAATGCTAActgtgatatttaaaactaattcaAAATTATAGTTTTGTAACATATAGtattttttgtataattttttttaaaaaatagccaAAATGTGGTGACTAATGGAGACACTTGCAAGGGAGGTGACCTTACTGAGTGATGGCAATATGATTTGAATGTGTCTAATGcctttaaaaaacatttgttaaatgCAAGatcttaattaatatttaacatttacacTTTTTCCACTTTAGTCAGCTTCACAAGTGAATATGCATGGGTACATCTAGCTTCAAAGTTAATATTGCTGAAGACATTGGTGAATGTTCTTTCTcttgtgcacacacataatGCACTAAcatgcaaagaacaaaaaacacacattcataagaacaaaagaaatatggTCTTAAAATATGTGCAGTGCATACCGATGATACTTCTTTCTCTTGTAGAAGATGATTAAGTGCTGTTCGAAGAATTTCCCCATCAAGCAAAAAATCAAACTTCACCAAATCTTCATCACCTTCTGTTTTGGCGTCACCTGCATCCATAACAAATTGTGTTGATTAAATggaccattaaaaaaatcagtgtaaCTCATTTTTTGGGTACATATAAATTACACTCTTTGGCAGCaactaaaacacaaacactaagactatttcttttcaatttttcaatTCAGATTCTTATCTGAAAAGTGGCTtgattatgaatattttaaaaactactaTGGATCTGGAGAAgttgtgataaaataaaaagccatTCACACTGAAATGTTTTACATCATGAGTATCTAAACAACACTTTAAAACTATTATATCCATGGCTAAGATATCAAATAAAGGCATccaaaaacacttaaaatatcTTGTTTCCACAACTGCAGGAAGAGTATATATATGACTGTGCACACATATGCTTCTTagtattaaattataaaagtgaataaacataaaatatacctTGCAAAAGACTATTGATAAGCTGACTGAGCTGCTTCGAGTCAACACTGGCTGGTACTGAAAATAATGTGTCTGGGACTGAATatctgaaaacaagaaaattactGCAGTGGATGGCTAAACACTATAACCTGTGTGGCAGAATGTATCTGGTTCTAGAGAAtgaaattttgctttttaaagtgGCAAATGTTCAAGCTTTAGTGTTCGTGGTCAGGCTTAGCTGACAACAGGGAATAGGGGgatggaattggtgttttagaCCCAGAGAGCATGACATGAGAGCtttatcatggcaaagcagccggCTCTGTAAACGTgccacatgctgagaaagaacagcgcaTCCGAGATCTGAATACGAGCCTTTGGTTTAATGAATGCTCCAttcaaaaaatatcaaaataaatttgttcaaAAATGGATTCGAATTCCCTTAAAAGCTGCGCGTCTCTGGAGAATGCCAGTACGCCTTCCGGTGCATTGTTTATACTAAAAGCTTATTAATATAAGTTTAAGAAAATACTTGGTATCTATAATACAGTGTTATCAATTAATGCATAGTCAAAACACTGACTGCAACTGTCAAAAGTCCGATGAATTAATGTGTAGGCCTGCAGTCATTTAACTATGTTTAGTTAGTATCTTAAACTGAACTCGTAGCCAGTGTTCAAACTATCAAAAATAGGGTTTGTAGCTGCCCACTCTCACAGAAATATTTGCGTGTAcgtgtttaaaaacaaatcttgatTGCTTACTGCTCTTGTTTTGTGAAAAACTTCACCTGCACATGTTCTACGTCCGCCATGTTTTCAAGAACGCTTACTAAGACTGAGAGTtacctttcctttgttttcatcATGAGTGCACGCGACCATGATGAGTGTTTGAAGTTTCTTTGTAGATAATAACTATCAGTGGAGTAGAGTTTAGCATGTCTCGGTTTGGATATAATTTAAAGTCTTGATATTCAAAAAGGATTAAATCGTATCACTTGGTAATTCTTTTGCTCGCGAAATTACGGCAGGGGAGAATTACCCGTCACTTCGACCGAAATCCGGAGCGCCTCAGCCATATCGACCTTGTCACAGACCAAATCGTCCCAATATCGAAAGTCGAATCGACCCATGTTCAAACGACAAACCAGTCACCGATGCaataaaataagttaaatatCCCTGTTGTGCGCTAAAGCCAGCTAATTAGCTGATCTGTTCAATGAGATTGTACCTGCATGATTTCATAATCCTCTGTTCAAGCACGAAGTTCTGTAACTGACAACTTTTGTACAATCTCAATACCATACAAATCACCCGCGTGTGATTACTCTCAATCAATTTTTCAATGACTGCTCTGAATGAGCTATCACGAAGGAACTCGAAGAATACTCCCAGCCTTGACCATACAATCGCATTGCCATTATATTGCCCTTCAGTTTCAATCCTTCCTCAgtgttgaaaataaatgtctgcCACATTAACTGCACTTTTTCCGACAAATAAAACAATCCCCAGTTGTGTGGGCTGATGCGTGTAAACAGCACGTGTTTTATCTCTCCATATCCCGCGTCCCCGCTGATAGCAGGTCGGACAGAAAGTGAAGCCTGCTGAGGTCGAAGAGGGGATGAGTATTGTGTCtcgtgtttaaaaaaaaaaaagaaagtgtctaTAGGGCCGCCCGTTCACCCGAAAAGATATATAGTGACATTATATGTGTAGATAAAGAGTAACATTGCACATTTAGATACATGGTGACACTGTACACCGAGACGTTGTACATTAACC
This sequence is a window from Pomacea canaliculata isolate SZHN2017 linkage group LG5, ASM307304v1, whole genome shotgun sequence. Protein-coding genes within it:
- the LOC112564311 gene encoding ribosome biogenesis protein WDR12 homolog isoform X3; the encoded protein is MCRYSVPDTLFSVPASVDSKQLSQLINSLLQGDAKTEGDEDLVKFDFLLDGEILRTALNHLLQEKEVSSEAVIELEYVERQPAPYPENSLLHDDWVSAVQAAGENILSGSYDNTVRLWNTQGEPVMTIPAHADPVKCVAWIRHDTSDIESTFVSGSHDQTAVIWRWHKERNEVDCIHVCKGHSGTVNCVSVSPSKEKMCTVSWDKMLKLWSADCLPEDEPESDRPRKKKKTAASKAQTRVPILTLSGHNDAVTAVQWVDDTSVVTSSRDQTVRIWDLKQAVQSNLLQGSEAIFDVAYSPLNGLLVVASASRHIHLYDPRSKEGAVVKQSFTSHTGWVVSVDWSRNNEHLFLSGAYDSILKLWDIRSPKAPLYNMHGHEDKILSVDWSVPELILSGGADNNLKIHHYNVTS
- the LOC112564311 gene encoding ribosome biogenesis protein WDR12 homolog isoform X1, giving the protein MVLRLYKSCQLQNFVLEQRIMKSCRYSVPDTLFSVPASVDSKQLSQLINSLLQGDAKTEGDEDLVKFDFLLDGEILRTALNHLLQEKEVSSEAVIELEYVERQPAPYPENSLLHDDWVSAVQAAGENILSGSYDNTVRLWNTQGEPVMTIPAHADPVKCVAWIRHDTSDIESTFVSGSHDQTAVIWRWHKERNEVDCIHVCKGHSGTVNCVSVSPSKEKMCTVSWDKMLKLWSADCLPEDEPESDRPRKKKKTAASKAQTRVPILTLSGHNDAVTAVQWVDDTSVVTSSRDQTVRIWDLKQAVQSNLLQGSEAIFDVAYSPLNGLLVVASASRHIHLYDPRSKEGAVVKQSFTSHTGWVVSVDWSRNNEHLFLSGAYDSILKLWDIRSPKAPLYNMHGHEDKILSVDWSVPELILSGGADNNLKIHHYNVTS
- the LOC112564311 gene encoding ribosome biogenesis protein WDR12 homolog isoform X2, with amino-acid sequence MADVEHVQVKFFTKQEQYSVPDTLFSVPASVDSKQLSQLINSLLQGDAKTEGDEDLVKFDFLLDGEILRTALNHLLQEKEVSSEAVIELEYVERQPAPYPENSLLHDDWVSAVQAAGENILSGSYDNTVRLWNTQGEPVMTIPAHADPVKCVAWIRHDTSDIESTFVSGSHDQTAVIWRWHKERNEVDCIHVCKGHSGTVNCVSVSPSKEKMCTVSWDKMLKLWSADCLPEDEPESDRPRKKKKTAASKAQTRVPILTLSGHNDAVTAVQWVDDTSVVTSSRDQTVRIWDLKQAVQSNLLQGSEAIFDVAYSPLNGLLVVASASRHIHLYDPRSKEGAVVKQSFTSHTGWVVSVDWSRNNEHLFLSGAYDSILKLWDIRSPKAPLYNMHGHEDKILSVDWSVPELILSGGADNNLKIHHYNVTS